TAACCCTCTTTACCCCAAAATACTAATAACTTCACTGCTTCATtcgaaaacttttaaggaaataatttttttttatcatggcGGAGAAGGAGGATTCGTGAAGAAGGGCCACGACGAGGGGCTGGCATTGGCGACCGCCTTGCTCCAAGAGTTCGGACTTCCGCTAGGGCTTTTGCCTCTTGCTGATGTGATCGAAGTTGGCTTTGTGAGAGCCACCGGCTACATGTGGATCGTCCAGAAGAAGAAGGTCGAACACAACTTCAAGTTGATCAGTAAGCTTGTGAGTTATGACACCGAAATCAAAGGCTATATTGAGAAGCAGAAGATTAAGAAGCTCAAGGGAGTGAAGGCTGAGGAGCTCATGCTATGGCCTCCAGTGAGTGAAATAAACGTTGATCGGCCTGCCGGAAAAATCAACTTCAAGAGCCTTGCCGGTATCACCAAGACTTTCCTGGTCGAGGCATTTGCTGCCGGGCAGTAATGCATGGACTACTAAGATTCAGTAGGTGCCTCCATTTCATCAGTTCACTATTTTGACATGGCTTCTGATTGTGGTCTCCcactaaagaaataaaaattcagTTGAtggtatttaaaatttaaagacTTTCAGACAAGTTATGTAATATTATTGAAACGAAAAGAATTATTATGCTCAAGCAATACAACTTAGAAAAGCAAGACGTTTtggaccaaaaaaagaaaagcaaaaggttCTCCAACCCAATCGTTAGAGAAATTGCAGTGAAGAGCAAACATGGCGTAAGGGTACACATTCTTTAGTGACCAATTAGAACATAATCTTTGGGATGAATCCTAATGCAAAGCTAACATGATTTGAAAAGAATCGCGCATAACGAGCGAaggtatatatttttatgtagcCGCTAAAATTATACATGCCACCTATACGGCATAACATTTTAGAGACTTCAACATCATTTGATGTTTATGCTAGACTTGACTTTGGATAACTCGTAGATTTAATGAATGTTGCACGAATGGATGAATGTTCTTTAGTTGCATTAAAATGTAGGTAGAAGATCGATTAGCTACAGATAAAGGGTTGGACTGGGAAGGGATAAATTTTAGTTAGACTAATTCATCGATCTAATATGTTCAATTAGACAATATacaagtttttatttaatttttattattattaaagggagggagggagttcgaaactattaaaataatttaaagaatGTGGCAGTTTCAGAACATATGCATGAATAGAAACTCAACATCTTATTCAATAGTACAAGCTGACGTATATTTCTCCAATAGTCATTCATCAAATGTAGCGAGTTATATATGCAAACCAATACTAAACTCCAAACAAGACCTTAAATAATCTCTCTTTCTTGCTCAAAACGTGCTTGCAACCTACGGTATCATTGTGTAACTTTCACACGTAGGACGTTATTATCTTCACCAATTAAATACAAAAGTCGTCTACTTGAAAGTCCCCGAATCATATAGAGATAACGGTGCACATGAATTTGGAATCACCTATGGTCCTGCAGGAAGCAACTAGGCCAACTATATTAATATCTCCGTGCACTTTTCTGGGAGAAGAGAAACCTTGATGTATGAATCGGGAGACCACGTCAATTGCACccccttttttccttttcgaATCCAAGTACGCCAATTgtgatatgatatgatatgatttcagttcttttcttttggtagTTAGAAAGTGATGTTTACACTTTTTGTATTGGAGAATCATTTACATGACGCGAATGCATTGTTTTAATGACTTTATGTGTTAATGTATTGTGATAAAGTACCatggaaaaacaaaaatggaATATCTTACAGATGTAATCAACAGTTGTCAGAATTATGCTAGCATAAGACTCCGATGCGAGGCATGGGTGATTGTTATATTTTGTGAAATGCATATGCATCGATGGTTCACAGTCGCACATATATATCCATATTCCATGTAGCTTGGGTGTTCACTAGCATATACCTCCGATACAGTTGGATGAACCTTAACTAGTAGACCACCTTGCACATAAGTTATACAGAAGGTGATGTATTATGGTATATCCATGCATACAACGACTATATATACAGATGATGACGATAGTTCAAGAACATTTCAGTGCTGATGACGACGGTAAATGGCGTTGATAACTATTCAGACGACCAAAAGGCTCAATAATTGcaatgaaaatttaataaaactgTTGTTACTTCATTTCCACACTTAACTACACGTTTGAGTCCTTGATAAATAATAGATAATTAAGAGATTAATATAGAAATTAAATAGATCAGCAGACGAGCCAGGCTGCAATTCAACTTCTGTGCATTTGCTGTGCACTTTCATTCAAAGcaacaagattaagaaaacgaaagataaaaaggaaaagacggTTGTGGGGACTACTCACTTTTTTAAAATATTCTCACTTATCTTGCCATGGCAGCGTTGAAGAACTCATCAAATATCTATATGACTTCTCTGCAATCTTTTGCTATATATATTGAGTACAATTGCAGTTTAGTTTCTCATTCCAAAAGagttcgagagagagagagagaggctcaAAGATCTATATATCTCAATATTCTAACATGACGGTGAGAAAACCACATAGCTTAGCCTTACCCTCACTCCTTCATTTCTGTTTGCACGTCTAAGTTATTATCATGCATGGTGACATATACTGCTATAGCCTTTTTTCCTTGGAGTTTAATGCAGAACGCAAAACGTCCACTCTCATCCCTCTGTTGcgctatatgtgtgtgtgtgtacatgtgCCTGTTTTTGAAGTTTCACATACAGCTGCATGCATGATTAGGGTTATAGTTAACAGCATCCACATATATTATTATATGGCCTTCCAATATGCATGCCATGTATTTTTTTCAAGTGAATGCTTCAACATATGCAATCTTCTCCACCGATTGGTCGCGCATTTTAATTAGCCAAAGCAACATATATGTGTTTCACTCTGGTCTTGTGTCCATGCATGAACTGTAATTTTTAAAGTTATCTATTGATTTTGTGCAGATAGTAGAGATGATAGTGACCATGGATTGTGCTGGCTGCGAGAATAAGATTAGGAGTTCTCTAAAAAAGCTGAAAGGTATGGTGCAAGTTATTGATCCTTTTACTTTTTTTGCGTTCTAAATATCCCGTTTGATTGAAACTTTTTCTAATAAATATCTAGATGGTAAGGATATGAAGAAATGTCTCACACCGGAAGTTTAATTATCTAATTATGGCTCGATTATAAATCGAAGTACTGGGGTTGCCGTATAAAATTAACTAAAACTAATTACAAAAACCAAGACCAAGACCAAGGCTTTTTTCCCATAGTTAAGGTCCCAGATAACCAGAATGCCAGTAtggttaattataaataaaataattaacgaTATTAATTTTGATTACTATTGTGATTCTAACATTATTTTATATACGTACCAGGAGTAGATGCTGTTGATGTGGACTTCAACATGCAAAAGGTGACTGTAATGGGATCGGCTGATCAAGAGAAAGTTCTGAGGGCAGTGAGGAAGACTGGAAAGAGAGCCGAGCTTTGGCCTTACCCTTACAACCCTGAGTACCACAACTTTGGCCTTGACTACTATCAACAACATCAGCCGCTTGATCTGGATCATCATCATAACCGTCAGATTACCACCCACCATCTGCCCATCACTACCTACATTTCAGTACCTAAATCCTCCTCCTCATCATATTCCTACAACTACTATAAACATGGCTACTATCAACCCCCTCCATATTCCACCATGTTTAATGAGCAGGACATTGCTGTGTTCAGTGATGACAATCCTCATGCTTGTTCCATAATGTGAATCAATGTGACGGTGTAACTTAAAATATGTACAATTCTGGTTGTCCCGTGAACCTTTTTTGCGGCACGTTTAGTTTGAAGaatacatgcatacatatacatatgcgaTGCTACGCGCTTGTTCACTCTGCAGAGTTATTATTGCGCAGGTTTCGTATGTGTGATGCAACCCATCTTAATCTACAGTTCATGACGGGGGCAACGATGTTTGGATTTAATTTGAAAGTTTTCTTCACTGCCTTTGTAAATAGGATAGAATCATGTATATCATATTAGCGTTGTGTATTATTTGGTTCCTCGTTTCCTTATATGATTGAtatgttataatataaaaaggCTAGTGGTTCTAACTAACACCACTCTTTTAGCCTCACGTGCTCTATTTTGTGAGTCAAGAAATTATCTTTAGCATAGTCAGTATACAGTGCTAAATTATTTGGTTTATAAGACAAGTGTCAAATTCATTGTTCTacattatatataataaaaatctAGGTACACCAAGAGTATAATCGGTCTCCGATTTGTAAACATAGATTTCGCTTGATACGCCGTAGAAGACTTCAGGATAGAACCCCTTAATAAATGAATTCTGTAAATAAAGGAGAAATTGTTGAAGCATAAATTGGCTGGCTCGGAACAAGTAAAACACTTTTCCTCATAAAATGTTATTCTCTAAAACAATATATAACCACGTTTATTAGAAGCACTACAAAATTCTTATCAAAActaatttataagaaaaaatacttgaaataaaaacaaaaaattaacatgaTCGACTAAGAAAGCATCAGggtaaaccctaaccctatctTTACCTTCTCCTTGAAGTAAAAGATATCTGGGAAAAAGTCTCATATTAGGAAAAAGTTGTTCACATTTTTTCTCATTTATTTATTGTCTCTCAAATGATCATACACAGTTCTTTCctctatttttgtttattttggactttgaattcaactaattaaagaagaaataaaagacaaaaataaataaagcggtgcacataaaaaaaaagtgcGAAAATCTTATTCGTaaaattaggggtgggcacgggctGGGCCGGGCCCAAAATTGAAGGGACCAGATCGAACCTGGTTGAAAATACAACGGGCAAGGCCGGGGCAGATTATACTATTTTCAAATTGAGAACCAGACCTAACCCAGCCTGTATAAAATGGGCCGGTTCCTACGAGtaccctgttttttttttttccttctaattttcaGTATCTTCTCCAGCTTCTCTTGCTTAATTTTCTgcaaaataacaaacaaacaataactgTGAAAAGATGTATCAGAATAACATTGCAAATATGATAAGGAAACAGACAAAATCAAAGCATGGGTCATATTGTAATCCATTACAGAAACCAGGTGTTCTAATAGAAACCCCATTTGAGCGTCtggcaacaaaagaaaaacaaagaaagcgcCGCCGGAGCACAGGCTACACAAATCCAACTTCCTCGCCGGAGAGAGAAAGCTTGAGTTGACCACGTTGTGCGCCTTCTCAGTtctctccaccactccccactGTAGCTAGACGACTCAAATTGGGAGATCCAATTGAAAATTTCACAACTTttcacaaattttgtaaatcaaaattaagaaattgacaaaattggaagaaatgagggaaatgagTTACCTCGGTGTTGAGATCGGAGGAGGAGAATGAGGAGTTGGTGGGGGAGGAGGGTGGTGGTAGCATATCATTTCTCGGtggggtgtgggtgtgggtgtggtgTGTCTGTGCTCCGGGAAGGAGAGTTGTAAAGATGGGGGGGAGAAGAAACAAAGCAGAGGAATGAGGGAGAAGGTTCAAGAGATTGGGGGAGGGGGAAACACGGGGAAGtgggatgtgtgtgtgtgtgtggagttTTCTGGAGAGTGAGAAATGTCATAGCCCACGAGGAGGAACAAAAAGAAGTGGACCTGGGAGACAGTAACAGTACCCAACACGGGGGTATTTTTGCAAACGGGCCGGTCCGGGTACCCGTTTTTCTATAATTTTGGAACCAGCCCGAacctaaaatttcaaaggcccaCCCCGCCCCTAACCACTAATACCCACCCTTACCCACAGGCCCAAGGTCCATTTGTCCACCCCtacttaaaacaaataaaacttctatttttcaagtcATTCTTTAAAAATCATATCCCTGAAGTTGTAGTTTTGCAGATATAATGACTTAAAAAATTGATGAGATAATTCTATCTTGAAATGAGACTCAGCCTGATCTTGGAGTTCTCGGAGCCAAAGGTTCTTTGACTTAAACTCTAGTTTAATTTTACCGTGCAACATTGCATAATCGAAAGAAAAACCGAAAAGAAAGAACTGAGAAGGTTTAAATGATAACTTTGCCAATGACTACAAGTCTACAATCCTCAAAATAGGCATATTGGGAGTGGAGAAAGCAAGGAGCAAAATGGTTAGCAATCatcgagagatttttcattgtgatcgATACACGAGGTAATACACCACGTGTTACTATATAAAtaatgagatatgtgtgttaaaaaattaataacttaaaaaataaaatttttcaccgcttatataaaaacacgtgatgtaccactcaTATTCTCatcacaatatttttttttttttacaatcaTCAAGTATGGGCACTGCATGTATCCACGTAGCAGTTGGCCGCTACCACACTCAGGCACTCGCCTCCCATATAATTGCCTCCGTTTGGCGCCATTCGACATTGAGCAGCTCACCAAATTTGACATCATCTCCCATTTCCTGCCGTTTAATACATATCTTCATCTCGTCCGTTAGCATATTATTGTGTGTGTTTATTTATCATTACAGACGGGAGGTGAAGATTCGAACACAGAACAGTAACCTTACGCATCTCAGACACAAAATTATACAACTATTGTAATTAACGTATTTTATATCcctttttgtcttcttttttctcGGATAACAAAAGGTTTAAGAGGATATTGGTTACTCTAACTATCAAAGGCAAAATCTATCTATAACCTCAAGTTGGAATAATTTACGCATGACATTTAACTGCTAATTATAGCTAGTATGAACTTACGTAATAATTTACAAATTGCACACAAATGAGACTTATAGTGAAACTCAAATTTTGGTGGGACGACATACAAAATAAAGAACTTACTAACCGAACCAACGTTGAGACACCAACATTGCACATTTCAAATATGTAGTTATACACTCATTACAATCGTCTACTCGACAGGACCACTAGCTGCTCGAGTCAATGAATCTCCCAAAATCACCGATCAAGAAAAACTATTTGTAATAGAATAACACGCTTTTCTTAGATTATGTTTAGCAATAATACCAATATTTTGTTTAGACCAGATTATTCTACTTCTTTACTACTTATTTTCTTTTCGTTAAGAAACAATACGAAGTGTCAATTACAGTTTTGTATATTTTACGTAAAAAAGAAATGTATTAATAGGCCACATTGCAAATAATAATCTTGTAATTTGCttgtattttcatttttctttcctttggtGTTTTTACTTGCATTTAATCTCTATACTTTCAATTCGTTTTTGCGttcatttattttgtcaattaAGTTGATTTTTCCGTTTAGTTTTTTGCGCACATCTTCccatttaaaagaagaaaaaaaagggtatCTTGATAGAAATTTTGTCACTTAATTCTATTTTAACGGACTAACTAACAGAATGAAACTACAAAGATGAAAATgctaagggaaaaaaaaaaaagttttaacgaaaaactcacggtactgttcattttaacgaaaaaccatatttttacactaaaaattcaattttggtactattcactttacactttattttgtctttatcattaaaagtCAAAGTTTCCAAAccgttttcattagttttcttaaaaaaaaaaaaaaaaaaaactacaaggtcaaaagaaaaaaaatgtaaattactGGAACAATTAAAGTGTTAAGGTGGATATCAATCCTTGAACAAAAGTATGTTTAGTTTggtagttaattaattaattaaagttggTAATTATTACCCAGAAAATAAAGATCGGAGCGCCGGAGCGAGGAAGAAAGAGACATGGGTGCATCGTATTTGTCAGAGCAACTCTCAGAAGGATAACAAGAAACATGACCACACTATTGCGTCGATGCCGACTTCCATCCCTTTGATTCAACCGAGAAATTAggatccctctctctctctctctctctctctctctctctctctctcctccgctctccctctctatatatatacacatacatggCGTCCGCTTCTCTGATTCACGCGCGCTTTGGGTACTTACCGAATTTCAGCGGCAATCGGCGGAACGACTCCCAGGGACCTCTCGGCTCTTCGTCCCCCTCGTCCTCCAGTTCGTCCTCCTCCTCTTCGTCTTTCAGCTTCGGTTCCGGTAATCAATTCTCTCTCGGTGTCATCCAATTTTCCCGGGAAAGTTTTGAGATTTTTGGCTCAAAGGTCTAATATTTGCttaattttcgtcaatttaACGGCATTCGATGATATTTGAACTAATTTCTAGTCGACATTTTTTGTTACAGGCATATATAGTAGTTGGAGAAATCAAGGTCTTAGAGCTCAAGCTATGACTAGTCAGGGAAATTTCGGACCCTCCAGGGGTGTTGCAAATGCAGAGGAGAAACCTGATCATCTTCTCGTCCTTGTTCATGGCATCATGGCAAGGTATATCTTGTTCCTAGTCTCATGGAGCTCTGCCTGTGATTGTAATTTGTTCTTGTTTCTATAAAGTTTACTCCTTTACggaaattttttacttttcattgaAGCAAGTGTAAATGGTAAAGGAAAATTAGGTAGAGGGTTATGTAATGTGCTTGATTTTGTTTACTTGGCGCAAAACTgagcgcaatggcgttctaggattcatacagccgaccctGGATCCCACTTGGTGGAGTAAGGCTTGGGTGGTGTTGTTGGATatctttgagtctttttagtgctacttactacaattttcgGGTTCCACATGTTTGACGCTTCCAATAGTGCTTTCTGTGGTTCATTGCTTTCAAACTTTTGTCTCCTTGGTGCGTATCTTTGGCTACTTTTTTCCCCAAATTGATATCGAGTTGACTGATTCTTAGTAATGCAGCCCAAGTGACTGGACATACGTGGAAGCGGAGTTAAAAAGGCGTCTAGGAAGAAATTTCTTAATCTATGGTAAATTTATCTTATTTACCTTCAGGCTTTCAGCTTACTTTGTTGACGGCTTTTAGACTAGGAAGGACAATCAGAAACCTCAACTGAAATGACCTAAATCTTATGCAACTACTGGGAAGAACAGATATTACGGTCATTAAGATGTGACAGATGGTGACTCGACATCAGATTGCTTTTTGCAGTTTCCATGTCTTTGAAAAGCATGAATTTGATATAGGCTGTTGGTCTGTGAGTTGTTAACATCAGGGTTAATGAATGTGCAGCAAGTTCATGTAACACGTACACCAAAACTTTTTCTGGTATTGATGGAGCTGGGAAACGATTAGCAGATGAAGTGAGTTCTGACATTTATGAGCCACTGTTTAAAAGTTTTAtgctttaagttttgttttgaaatagcAGATTATAGTTGCATAACCTTGGCATTCATGATAAACAGGTTATGCAACTTGTACAAAAGACAGAGAGCCTGAAGAAGATCTCATTTTTAGCCCATTCTCTTGGGGGCTTATTTGCAAGATACGCAATTTCTGTCCTTTACACACCCAATGATAGTGCCAGGTCAACTACTGCAAATACACGAACGGCAAGCTCTTTGAGACGAGGAAAGATAGCTGGGTTAGAGCCTATCAATTTTGTAACATTGGCAACTCCACATCTTGGGGTGCGAGGGAAAAAGCAGGTCTGTCTATCAACTTGATTTCATTGTATCTGTGAATTGATGCCATTTTGGACTCTTACTTCTTTACAAAGTCAAGGTTTACTGTAAAGATAGTCCTTATACTGATAGTTTGAATGCGAGAATggtaaattgtaacaatgacCGAAGTGAATTGTTGACTATGTGTGTTCGATGCTTTGCTGTTGTATGATGAATTAAGATGGCTGTAACAGACTGATATCCAGTATATGGATCTACTCAAACCTTACCTTGaattagaaaattttaaattcctttgattttctttttctgcagcTTCCATTTTTATTGGGAGTACCTTTTTTAGAAAAGCTGGCTGCTCCAATTGCTCCTATTATTGTTGGTCGAACTGGTAGTCAGCTGTTTCTCACTGATGGTAAGCCCGAAAGACCACCACTTCTTTTGAGAATGGCATCTGATTGCGAAGATGGAAAGTTTTTGTAAGTAGAGGTTTTATGTTGCTTTGCTGAATTTATTTTTCGCCAAGTTGTATAGTGGTTCTAACATGTTTCATTTTGCAGATCTTCTTTGGGCTCCTTCAAATCTCGGATTATTTATGCCAATGTATCTTATGATCGTATCCTACTTCATATAATCCATTTTGTTCTGTATTTAGATGACCTTATTAACTTTCAATTCATTTGTCCTCTCTCCACACATCAATTTCCTTAACAATAAACAGATATGGTTGGCTGGCGTACATCATCCATTAGGAGGGAGACGGAAATATTTAAGGTGACAGATCATTCTCTGCTTAACCCATgccataattaattattttactgTTGAGCAATTTAAAAAGTTGTTTGCGTTTGCAATTTAAATCTCACAAAACTTGTAAGCGCCTGTTGTTTGTATATGCTGTATGTAATACACACGCAATTCTATCTCAAAAGATGCCAAATAATGTTGTTACTATTTGACTTGGCTTAAAGTAGCGGAGCGCTTTTTAGCAATGGGCAAAGCCAGTTTTTTTACGACTGAATGTTCTTTTTTTCCTAACTACAACTATATATTGGTGATAATTAGTCATAAGTTGACAGGGTCAAGTCATAAGTTGACAGGGTCAAGGAAATTATGATAAGTTATGATGATGCTTGGAAGTGTCAATATTGTGCTGTGGGCGGGATGCACGAATGAGAGGGTGTAATCAGCTAAAAAGGGTCATTCTTTTTGGCACATTTTCGGATTTCATTACTAATTATATATGGGAAGGAAGCTTGCCTATGTAAATACAGTATATTTTTTTGTAGCTGCTATGATATTGTGATGTAAAATTGTTCACTAATCAGTGGTTATATGTAACTTTATTGGCAGCCTCCTCGCCGGTCTTTGGACGGGTACAAACATGTTGTAGACGTGGAGTATTGTCCTCCAGTTTCCTCTGATGGTCCCCATTTTCCTCCCAAAGCAGCTAAAGCAAAAGAAGCAGCACAAAGCGAACCTAACATACAGAACACATTAGAATATCACGAAATTGTTGAAGGTACAAAAACGATAATTGCTAACAGAAATCCAGAATAGGATGATTGCTGATGAAGTCTAGCCTTTCCCGTGAACAGATGAAATGATACGGGGATTACAGCAGCTAGGATGGAGAAAAGTTGATGTCAGCTTTCACTCGGCGTTTTGGCCCTTCTTTGCCCACAATAACATCCATGTACCCCATCAATCGATCTTTCTTTTAACGAGATTTTCCTTCTCTGTTGTCTGGTTTTCTAAATCGATTGCTATTCGTGAATCCAGGTGAAGAATGAATGGCTTCACAATGCCGGCGTCGGGGTGGTTGCTCACGTTGCCGACAGCCTGAAGCAACAAGAATCCACCTCCTCATTCATCACTGCCAGCTTATAGCTTCAAATCTGTATGGAATATTAAGTGCAGTGTAGTTGAAAACTTGTAGAATAAGTTAACCTCACCATTTATTGTTCAATTAGTGTAGATCGCCTTCGCCTCTTTGTTGCCCTCGTATAAGCTTTAACATGTCCAAAGATGTATGGGATGTACATTTCACATTTGTACACGTAATCTGCAATGTGATCGATAAATGTAGTCTGTTAGCTGCGCTCTCgcgaaaaaaagaaatttatatAAAGTGACTTGCAATGAAAATTAGCAACAAATTACACACAGAACCTCAGTTGCAAATTGCAATTTACATTGGataatattttctctctttaattaggctttttagtcaaaatagtcCTTGAGATTAGCTGAATTCCTTACTTTGGTTTCttagatttaaaatcaatagaactagtccctgagtttgtttatcgtcaatcattttgattattttgtgaaAATCTCCGGTAAATtaggataaaatgacaaaaatatccttaatttttgtcaaatcattttagtccattgtttattaaattgagggtattttggtCGTTTTGGCCTTTGTTTAACGGATATTTTTTTacagaatgatcaaaatgattggcGTTGGACAAATTTCTTGagcacttctatcgatttcaaatctcagggaccaaattgaagagttatttcaattttaaagACCATTTTTGCTAAAATGCCTATTAAATAACCAACATCATTGTTTCGTTTGGATCTGTCTTGGCTTCCTCGTGAGtcattatgtttttattttgtgcatATATGTCAAATTGTTATTGGTTTTTAAGTAACTCTCGTAAAATGAGTATGCAAATCACAAATTGACGCATGCAAATATAACttattaaaaacacaaaataaatttttctGCACAAGTATCAAATTGTGATCGACGGAGAAAGAGAAATGCAACTtctcaaaggaaaaataatgaaaagaacttgaaaactttgagttgtaatgataaagacaaaataaaaggtaaagtacaTAGTATcagaattaattttttaatataaaaatatgatttttcgttaaaataaacagtatattttcgttaaaactctcaagAAAAAAAGGTGCATCGTTCATCTTGCATCCCACGTTCAACTGCTTTCCCCCGCCACAATTATTTTCCCAAGCCCGTCTAATCCACGCGCCCTGCCTAAATGGCAACTTGATATTCTCACGCGAAGCCAATAGCCAAGCAGTGCGTGCGCCCAACGTTTCGATCAGCGCGTGGATATTGTATGTCGGATTTTGAGTCGGCCGAATCCGGGGGCGTATCCGGGCCCCACCCCCAAACCGGTCCTCACCCACCCAACTACACCAAATGATGCCCGATGCCTTTTTCATAGAACAGtcattctagagagagaaagaagagagaactTGAGAGTTCACAGAgaccacagagagagagaggaagtgaGAGAGTGAGATCCGCTATGGCTTCCCCCAAGGAGAGAGAGAACTACGTCTACACTGCTAAGCTCGCTGAGCAAGCCGAGCGTTACGACGGTACCATCTTATTTCCCTCATTCTctcactattttattttttatttttggatgatttttcgCTTCAGATTTCGTGTAATCAAAGCCTTATAATCCGTTTGGCTACTCAGAAAATCAAAGAGACCAGAAAAGAAAATTCACTTTCAATTgtctttccctctttctttttttttttttttttttttttgtaattttatttaattctgAGAATCTGAAGTTCTTAACTTGGACACTGTTAGGAAGAACTTCTCGCAgaattgattttgttttagtaAAAAGAATGAGATCTGAGCGttgatttctttatttttcatggaattagggttttgactTGCATTTACTTTGCCTTCTGC
This genomic stretch from Pyrus communis chromosome 2, drPyrComm1.1, whole genome shotgun sequence harbors:
- the LOC137722930 gene encoding uncharacterized protein At5g01610-like, yielding MCSLESTIPPVYVKGGFVKKGHDEGLALATALLQEFGLPLGLLPLADVIEVGFVRATGYMWIVQKKKVEHNFKLISKLVSYDTEIKGYIEKQKIKKLKGVKAEELMLWPPVSEINVDRPAGKINFKSLAGITKTFLVEAFAAGQ
- the LOC137722951 gene encoding heavy metal-associated isoprenylated plant protein 28-like; this translates as MTIVEMIVTMDCAGCENKIRSSLKKLKGVDAVDVDFNMQKVTVMGSADQEKVLRAVRKTGKRAELWPYPYNPEYHNFGLDYYQQHQPLDLDHHHNRQITTHHLPITTYISVPKSSSSSYSYNYYKHGYYQPPPYSTMFNEQDIAVFSDDNPHACSIM
- the LOC137726987 gene encoding uncharacterized protein codes for the protein MASASLIHARFGYLPNFSGNRRNDSQGPLGSSSPSSSSSSSSSSSFSFGSGIYSSWRNQGLRAQAMTSQGNFGPSRGVANAEEKPDHLLVLVHGIMASPSDWTYVEAELKRRLGRNFLIYASSCNTYTKTFSGIDGAGKRLADEVMQLVQKTESLKKISFLAHSLGGLFARYAISVLYTPNDSARSTTANTRTASSLRRGKIAGLEPINFVTLATPHLGVRGKKQLPFLLGVPFLEKLAAPIAPIIVGRTGSQLFLTDGKPERPPLLLRMASDCEDGKFLSSLGSFKSRIIYANVSYDHMVGWRTSSIRRETEIFKPPRRSLDGYKHVVDVEYCPPVSSDGPHFPPKAAKAKEAAQSEPNIQNTLEYHEIVEDEMIRGLQQLGWRKVDVSFHSAFWPFFAHNNIHVKNEWLHNAGVGVVAHVADSLKQQESTSSFITASL